One window of Pectobacterium carotovorum genomic DNA carries:
- a CDS encoding DUF484 domain-containing protein, which produces MKNVEEQAEREIALSDEMVLQFLQQNPDFFIRNARPVEQMRIPHPVRGTVSLVEWQLARQRNHITQLEEEITLLMEQAGANEVLFNRLLELQTELALADSLTDMLERLQRWARQLGLAGATVRLFSDKWRLGAPSGFTHLGLNHSTFEPLRIQRFGQHNHYLGSLNGPELLLLLPQARQVGSVALSLMGNHHDLGVLIFSSRDSHHYQDGMGTVLLQQMAMMLPAMLARWVERV; this is translated from the coding sequence ATGAAGAATGTCGAGGAACAGGCAGAACGCGAGATCGCACTCAGTGACGAGATGGTTTTGCAGTTCCTGCAACAGAATCCCGATTTTTTTATCCGCAATGCGCGTCCCGTCGAGCAGATGCGCATTCCCCACCCTGTGAGGGGAACCGTGTCGCTGGTGGAATGGCAACTGGCACGTCAGCGTAACCACATTACTCAGCTTGAGGAAGAAATCACGCTGTTGATGGAACAGGCGGGGGCGAACGAAGTGTTGTTCAATCGCCTGCTTGAGTTACAAACTGAATTGGCATTAGCGGACAGCCTGACAGACATGTTGGAGCGCTTGCAGCGTTGGGCGCGTCAGCTTGGTCTGGCGGGCGCAACTGTTCGTCTGTTCAGCGATAAATGGCGCCTTGGCGCGCCTTCTGGTTTTACCCACCTTGGGCTAAATCACTCCACCTTTGAGCCGTTGCGCATTCAGCGCTTCGGACAACATAACCACTATCTTGGCAGTCTGAACGGGCCAGAGCTGTTGCTTCTGCTGCCGCAGGCCAGACAGGTTGGGTCGGTCGCGCTATCGCTGATGGGAAATCATCACGATTTGGGCGTGCTGATTTTCAGCAGCCGCGACAGCCACCATTATCAGGATGGCATGGGAACCGTGCTGCTCCAGCAAATGGCCATGATGCTGCCAGCGATGCTGGCGCGCTGGGTTGAGCGGGTATGA
- the dapF gene encoding diaminopimelate epimerase, with amino-acid sequence MQFAKMHGLGNDFMVVDAVTQNVYFSPELIRRLADRHCGVGFDQLLVVEPPYDPELDFHYRIFNADGSEVAQCGNGARCFARFVRLKGLTNKRDIAVSTQTGRMVLSVTDDELVRVNMGEPNFEPQQVPFRAVKAEKTYIMRADEHTVLCGVVSMGNPHCVIQVEDVDTAKVETLGPLLESHERFPERANIGFMQIVDSHTVRLRVYERGAGETQACGSGACAAVAVGIQQGLLSANVRVSLPGGELDIQWDGPGHPLFMTGPATHVYDGFIHL; translated from the coding sequence ATGCAGTTCGCTAAGATGCACGGGTTAGGCAACGATTTCATGGTTGTTGATGCCGTTACGCAAAACGTTTATTTTTCACCCGAATTGATTCGCCGTTTGGCGGATCGACACTGTGGTGTAGGGTTCGACCAACTGCTGGTTGTCGAGCCGCCCTACGATCCTGAACTGGATTTTCATTACCGCATTTTTAACGCGGATGGCAGCGAAGTGGCACAGTGCGGTAATGGCGCGCGCTGCTTTGCTCGCTTTGTCCGCTTGAAAGGGCTGACCAACAAGCGTGATATTGCCGTCAGTACGCAGACTGGCCGGATGGTACTGTCGGTGACGGACGATGAACTGGTGCGCGTCAACATGGGTGAACCGAATTTCGAGCCGCAACAGGTGCCTTTTCGCGCGGTCAAAGCGGAGAAAACCTACATCATGCGTGCCGACGAGCACACGGTGCTGTGTGGCGTGGTGTCGATGGGCAACCCGCACTGTGTGATTCAGGTTGAGGATGTGGACACGGCGAAGGTGGAAACGCTGGGGCCGCTGCTGGAAAGCCACGAGCGTTTTCCCGAGCGCGCCAACATCGGTTTTATGCAAATTGTTGATAGCCACACTGTCCGTCTGCGGGTGTATGAACGCGGTGCGGGAGAAACGCAGGCGTGCGGTAGCGGCGCGTGTGCTGCTGTGGCGGTAGGGATCCAGCAGGGGTTATTGTCCGCGAACGTTCGCGTATCTCTGCCGGGCGGGGAGTTGGATATCCAGTGGGATGGGCCGGGACATCCGTTATTCATGACCGGGCCTGCAACGCATGTCTACGATGGATTTATTCATTTATGA
- a CDS encoding lipoprotein, which yields MTGLNVMKNVFRQSFLVLAVVSLFGCGLKGPLYMPADGKSGASTTQQNENQPPQKKTSMRP from the coding sequence ATGACAGGTCTTAACGTGATGAAGAACGTATTTCGCCAGTCTTTTCTGGTGTTAGCCGTAGTGAGTTTATTCGGTTGTGGTCTGAAAGGTCCGCTTTATATGCCTGCCGATGGCAAATCCGGTGCGTCAACAACTCAGCAAAATGAGAACCAGCCGCCGCAAAAGAAAACGTCAATGCGTCCTTAG
- the cyaY gene encoding iron donor protein CyaY: MNDSEFHQLTDELMLQLEETLDRFEGDADIDYETNGGVMTLSFENGSKIVINRQEPLHQIWLATKTGGYHFNRQEACWVCDRSGEDFIALLSAACSAQAGETVHFG; encoded by the coding sequence ATGAACGATAGCGAGTTCCACCAATTAACCGACGAACTCATGCTTCAACTGGAAGAAACACTGGATCGGTTTGAGGGTGATGCCGACATCGATTACGAAACCAACGGCGGTGTGATGACGCTGAGTTTTGAAAACGGCAGCAAAATCGTGATTAATCGGCAGGAACCGCTGCACCAAATCTGGCTGGCGACCAAAACGGGCGGTTACCACTTCAACCGTCAGGAAGCATGCTGGGTATGCGACCGCAGCGGTGAAGATTTTATCGCGTTGCTGTCAGCAGCCTGTTCGGCTCAGGCTGGGGAAACCGTTCACTTCGGGTAA
- a CDS encoding MFS transporter encodes MDSLQRRNLILLALGQGLTGSIISLMTLCSTLVGVSMTPVPLLTTLPITATVCGAALMIYSVSSLMKKHGRRNAFIIGTLIGLVGAFLAALAIALHSFSLFVFSTFILGTSCAFNQYYRFAAAEIFTDNQQKNRAISWVISGGILGGFLGPFAASQSSQLWASYPFLGSFIAAAFICVITSLLLLGLKLPPMSVTMPSTQRSEPLAAILKSRAFVLGTASCFVGFVVMTLLMNSVPLAMHQHHFSVSHSATVLQWHFVAMYAPALLLVLLAKRLTPVQVVVIGMVCNVVGVVIALSGLTFWHFLFALMLFGIGWAFMFNGGTFMLNAFTHSVHKSRLQGINSLVIYVPNALASLSAGSLMALASGWPLVNMVGIGMLLLLVMGLIILGRR; translated from the coding sequence ATGGATTCGTTGCAACGCCGAAACCTGATACTGCTGGCGCTCGGACAAGGGCTGACCGGCAGTATTATTTCCCTGATGACGCTGTGTTCTACGCTGGTTGGCGTATCGATGACGCCCGTTCCGCTGTTGACCACGCTACCGATTACCGCGACGGTGTGCGGTGCAGCGCTGATGATCTACAGCGTTTCATCGCTGATGAAAAAACATGGCAGGCGCAATGCGTTTATCATCGGCACGCTGATCGGGCTAGTGGGCGCATTTTTGGCGGCGCTGGCGATTGCGCTACACAGTTTCTCCCTCTTTGTCTTTTCGACATTTATTCTGGGGACGTCCTGCGCCTTCAATCAGTATTATCGCTTCGCCGCGGCTGAGATATTTACCGATAATCAGCAGAAAAACCGGGCGATTTCATGGGTGATCAGCGGCGGTATCCTGGGCGGTTTTCTCGGCCCGTTCGCGGCGAGCCAATCTTCTCAGCTCTGGGCGTCGTACCCGTTTCTCGGCAGTTTTATTGCGGCGGCCTTCATCTGTGTTATCACGTCTCTGTTGTTGCTTGGCCTTAAACTGCCTCCAATGTCCGTTACCATGCCCAGCACCCAGCGTAGTGAACCGCTGGCGGCGATTCTGAAAAGCCGGGCGTTTGTGTTGGGAACGGCAAGCTGTTTCGTCGGGTTTGTGGTGATGACGCTATTGATGAACTCTGTGCCATTGGCAATGCACCAGCACCACTTTTCCGTCAGCCACAGCGCGACGGTGTTGCAATGGCATTTTGTGGCCATGTATGCGCCCGCGCTGCTGTTAGTGCTGCTGGCGAAGCGGCTGACGCCGGTTCAGGTCGTGGTGATTGGCATGGTGTGCAACGTTGTCGGGGTGGTGATAGCGCTGAGTGGCTTGACGTTCTGGCACTTCCTCTTTGCACTGATGTTGTTCGGCATCGGGTGGGCGTTTATGTTCAACGGCGGGACATTCATGCTGAATGCGTTTACCCATTCCGTGCATAAATCCCGTTTGCAGGGGATTAACTCGCTGGTGATTTATGTGCCTAACGCGCTAGCCTCGTTGTCTGCTGGTAGCCTGATGGCGCTGGCCAGCGGCTGGCCGTTGGTCAATATGGTGGGTATCGGCATGCTGTTGTTGCTGGTTATGGGGTTGATAATTCTGGGACGGCGCTGA
- a CDS encoding class I adenylate cyclase, whose protein sequence is MYFYIETLKQRLDAINQLRVDRALGAMKPAFQQVYSLLPILLHHHHPLMPGYLEGKVPHGICTHTPDEKQQQYLDGIALRWGQFDCSHPQGELPITGIYSMGSTSSIGQSCNSDLDIWVCHQSWLDSEERQLLQKKCTLLEQWAAAQGAEVSFFLMDESRFRHNESGSLSGEDCGTTQHILLLDEFYRTAVRMAGKRILWNMVPVEEESHYDEYVLSLYSQGALAPNEWMDLGGLSSLSAEEYFGASLWQLYKSIDSPYKAVLKTLLLEAYSWEYPDTSLLSTEIKKRLHDGEIVSFGLDPYCMMLDRVTHYLTAINDPTRLDLVRRCFYLKVCEKLSREKACVGWRRQILSQLVQEWGWSDEHLAMLDNRANWKIEQVREAHNELLDAMMQTYRNLIRFARRNNLSVSASPQDIGVLTRKLYAAFEALPGKVTLLNPQISPDLSEPNLTFIYVPPGRANRSGWYLYNQAPSMDAIVSHQPLEYNRYLNKLVAWAYFNGLLTPSTRLYIKGNELCDITRLQVLVDDVASHFPLRLPAPTPKALYSPCEIRHLAIIVNLEHDPTAAFRNQVVHFDFRHLDVFSFGQQQQCLVGSIDLLYRNSWNEVRTLHFSGEQAVLEALKTILGKMHQDAALPESLEVFCYSQHLRGLIRTRVQQLVSECIELRLTSTRQQEPGRFKAVKVAGQTWGLFFERLSVSVQKLENAVEFYGAISNNKLQGQPVQVETNHIHLPPVVDGVASEGIIQFFFEDLTENQGFNIYILDESNRVEVYHHCEGSKEELVRDVSRFYSSSHDRFTYGSSFINFNLPQFYQIVQLDGRTQVIPFRSSALSHLCITPVVDDEAMTMKQRLQIL, encoded by the coding sequence TTGTACTTCTACATCGAGACTTTGAAGCAAAGACTGGATGCGATCAACCAACTGCGTGTTGATCGTGCTCTGGGAGCAATGAAGCCCGCTTTTCAGCAGGTTTACAGTCTTCTGCCCATTTTATTACATCATCATCACCCGTTGATGCCCGGCTACCTTGAAGGCAAGGTGCCTCACGGTATCTGCACTCACACGCCTGATGAAAAACAACAACAGTACCTTGATGGCATTGCGCTGCGCTGGGGTCAGTTTGACTGTTCTCATCCGCAGGGCGAACTGCCGATCACGGGCATCTATTCAATGGGAAGCACCTCATCTATCGGGCAGAGCTGTAATTCCGATCTCGATATCTGGGTGTGCCACCAATCTTGGCTGGATAGCGAAGAACGCCAACTCCTACAGAAGAAATGTACGCTGCTAGAGCAGTGGGCCGCGGCGCAGGGCGCTGAAGTCAGCTTCTTCCTGATGGATGAAAGCCGGTTCCGCCACAATGAAAGCGGCAGCCTGAGCGGTGAAGACTGCGGCACCACGCAGCATATCCTGTTACTCGACGAATTTTACCGTACCGCCGTGCGTATGGCCGGTAAACGTATTCTGTGGAACATGGTGCCGGTCGAAGAAGAATCTCACTACGACGAATATGTGCTGTCGCTGTACTCACAAGGGGCGCTGGCACCTAATGAGTGGATGGATTTAGGGGGCTTAAGTTCACTGTCGGCGGAAGAGTATTTCGGCGCGAGCCTCTGGCAGCTTTATAAGAGTATCGACTCTCCTTATAAAGCCGTACTGAAAACGCTGCTGCTGGAAGCCTATTCCTGGGAATACCCCGATACCAGTCTGCTGTCGACTGAGATTAAAAAACGCCTGCATGATGGAGAGATCGTCTCTTTCGGTCTGGATCCTTACTGCATGATGCTGGATCGCGTGACGCACTATCTGACGGCGATCAATGATCCCACGCGCCTCGATCTGGTGCGTCGATGTTTCTATTTAAAAGTGTGTGAAAAGCTCTCCAGAGAAAAAGCTTGTGTCGGCTGGCGTCGCCAGATTCTGAGCCAACTGGTGCAAGAATGGGGATGGAGCGACGAACATCTGGCCATGCTGGATAACCGCGCTAACTGGAAAATCGAACAGGTACGCGAAGCACATAATGAGCTGTTGGATGCGATGATGCAGACCTATCGCAACCTGATTCGCTTCGCCCGCCGCAATAATCTGAGCGTCAGCGCCAGCCCGCAGGATATCGGTGTGTTGACCCGTAAACTGTACGCTGCGTTTGAAGCGCTGCCGGGTAAAGTTACCCTGCTGAACCCACAAATTTCGCCCGATTTGTCGGAGCCGAATTTAACCTTTATCTATGTTCCACCGGGTCGTGCGAACCGTTCTGGCTGGTATCTGTATAACCAGGCACCGTCGATGGATGCGATCGTCAGCCATCAACCGTTGGAATATAACCGCTATCTGAACAAGCTGGTAGCGTGGGCTTATTTTAATGGCCTGCTGACGCCAAGCACGCGTCTGTATATTAAAGGCAACGAGCTGTGCGATATCACGCGTCTGCAAGTGCTGGTGGACGACGTCGCCAGCCACTTCCCGCTGCGTCTGCCTGCACCGACGCCGAAGGCGTTGTACAGCCCGTGTGAAATTCGTCATTTGGCGATTATCGTCAATCTGGAACACGATCCGACAGCGGCCTTCCGCAATCAGGTCGTGCATTTCGATTTCCGTCATCTGGATGTCTTTAGCTTCGGCCAGCAGCAGCAGTGTCTGGTTGGCAGTATCGACCTGCTGTATCGCAACTCGTGGAATGAAGTGCGTACGCTGCATTTCAGCGGCGAGCAGGCGGTGTTGGAAGCGCTGAAAACCATTCTGGGCAAAATGCATCAGGATGCCGCGCTGCCGGAATCACTGGAAGTCTTCTGCTACAGCCAGCATCTGCGCGGGCTGATCCGTACCCGTGTGCAGCAGTTGGTGTCCGAATGTATTGAGCTGCGCCTGACCAGTACGCGTCAGCAGGAGCCAGGGCGTTTCAAAGCAGTGAAAGTCGCGGGTCAAACCTGGGGCCTGTTCTTCGAACGGCTAAGTGTCTCGGTGCAGAAGCTGGAAAATGCGGTCGAGTTTTATGGCGCGATTTCCAACAACAAACTGCAAGGCCAGCCGGTTCAGGTTGAAACCAACCATATACATTTACCGCCAGTGGTCGATGGCGTCGCCAGCGAAGGGATCATCCAGTTCTTCTTTGAAGACCTGACAGAAAATCAGGGCTTTAATATCTATATTCTGGATGAGTCGAACCGCGTTGAGGTCTACCACCACTGTGAGGGCAGTAAAGAAGAGCTGGTGCGCGATGTCAGCCGCTTCTATTCGTCTTCGCATGACCGCTTTACCTACGGCTCCAGCTTTATCAATTTCAATCTGCCGCAGTTCTACCAAATCGTACAGCTGGACGGCCGCACGCAGGTGATTCCGTTCCGCAGCAGTGCGCTTTCTCATCTGTGCATTACGCCCGTGGTGGATGATGAAGCGATGACGATGAAGCAGCGGCTACAGATTTTATAA
- the hemC gene encoding hydroxymethylbilane synthase, with translation MLANIIRIATRQSPLALWQARYVQQCLNHLYPDLHVELVPMVTRGDIILDTPLAKVGGKGLFVKELELALLEGRADIAVHSMKDVPVEFPDGLGLTTICERDDPRDAFVSNHYDSLEQLPEGSCVGTSSLRRQCQLRARRPGLVIRDLRGNVGTRLSKLDNGEYDAIILAVAGLKRLGLEERIRCPLSPEESLPAVGQGAIGIECRLDDEHVRQLLAPLNHPATAARVLAERAMNVRLEGGCQVPIGSYAELEGDTLWLRALVGAPDGSQMIVGERRGSVSDAEQLGIALAEELLAKGASAILQAVYQGSSLS, from the coding sequence ATGTTAGCCAATATTATTAGAATTGCCACCCGACAAAGCCCGCTCGCCCTGTGGCAAGCACGATATGTTCAGCAGTGTCTGAATCACCTCTACCCAGATTTACACGTGGAGCTGGTGCCGATGGTAACCCGCGGCGACATCATCCTCGATACGCCACTGGCGAAGGTCGGCGGTAAGGGATTGTTTGTTAAAGAGCTGGAATTGGCGCTGCTTGAAGGGCGTGCCGATATTGCCGTCCACTCCATGAAAGATGTGCCCGTCGAATTCCCTGATGGCCTAGGCCTGACCACCATTTGCGAACGCGACGACCCGCGCGACGCTTTTGTTTCCAATCATTACGACAGCCTCGAACAGTTACCGGAAGGCAGCTGCGTCGGCACCTCCAGCCTGCGCCGTCAGTGCCAGCTGCGCGCCCGACGCCCCGGTCTGGTGATTCGTGATTTGCGCGGCAATGTCGGCACACGCCTGTCAAAACTGGACAACGGCGAGTATGACGCCATTATTCTTGCGGTCGCCGGTCTGAAACGTCTCGGCCTTGAAGAGCGCATCCGCTGTCCGTTAAGCCCGGAAGAATCTCTGCCAGCCGTCGGACAAGGTGCTATCGGCATCGAATGCCGTTTGGATGACGAGCATGTCCGTCAACTCCTTGCCCCGCTGAATCACCCCGCTACCGCGGCCCGCGTACTGGCTGAACGCGCGATGAATGTGCGCCTTGAAGGCGGCTGTCAGGTACCGATTGGCAGCTACGCTGAACTGGAAGGCGATACGCTGTGGCTGCGTGCGCTGGTTGGCGCGCCAGACGGCAGCCAAATGATCGTCGGTGAACGGAGAGGAAGCGTCTCTGATGCCGAACAACTCGGGATTGCACTGGCTGAAGAGCTACTGGCAAAAGGGGCCAGCGCCATCCTTCAAGCCGTTTATCAAGGGTCAAGCTTATCATGA
- the hemD gene encoding uroporphyrinogen-III synthase, whose product MTILVTRPSPTGEQLVTRLRKLGYNAWHSPLIEFSPGRELASLPTLLQALSADDLVFALSQHAIHYADPMLARTSISWPAHLAYYAIGRTTALALHKISAHPVTYPPERETSETLLQLPDLQDVAGKRALLLRGNGGRELLGETLTERGAQVTYCECYQRRDVHYDGPEQSRHWQQIGIDKLVITSGEMLQRIYTLVPDYYRASWLLGCQLIVVSERLAEQARQLGWRDIRVADNADNDALVRALQ is encoded by the coding sequence ATGACTATTCTGGTTACCCGTCCGTCACCAACTGGCGAACAACTGGTGACCCGTTTAAGAAAGCTCGGCTACAACGCCTGGCACAGCCCGCTGATCGAGTTTTCGCCCGGACGAGAACTCGCCAGCCTGCCGACCTTGTTGCAGGCACTGAGCGCCGACGATCTGGTGTTTGCGCTCTCACAACACGCGATTCATTACGCCGATCCGATGCTGGCACGTACGAGCATCAGCTGGCCTGCCCACCTCGCTTATTACGCCATCGGCCGTACCACGGCACTGGCGTTACATAAAATCAGCGCACATCCGGTAACCTATCCGCCTGAGCGCGAAACCAGCGAAACGCTATTGCAACTGCCTGACCTACAAGATGTTGCTGGGAAACGTGCACTATTATTACGTGGCAATGGTGGAAGGGAACTGCTGGGAGAGACGCTAACCGAGCGAGGCGCGCAGGTAACCTACTGTGAATGCTATCAGCGTAGGGACGTTCACTATGATGGGCCGGAGCAAAGCCGCCACTGGCAACAAATAGGCATCGACAAACTGGTGATCACCAGCGGAGAAATGCTACAACGGATCTATACTTTAGTACCTGATTACTATCGGGCTTCCTGGTTACTCGGCTGCCAACTGATCGTCGTCAGCGAACGGCTGGCAGAACAGGCTCGTCAGCTTGGCTGGCGCGATATCCGGGTGGCCGATAACGCCGATAACGATGCGCTCGTGCGCGCACTACAATAA
- the hemX gene encoding uroporphyrinogen-III C-methyltransferase has translation MTEHNTPTAPSDEVAERVEPAHQQQDPAPQPKRSGAVLGAIAIVIALAIGAGLYYHGHQQAQKETAALQRLETQLNTLQQQHKQEQQQWLDAQQQQSKAQETAAQRLEALTRQSDELRDKLAALSSHDTNTWLIAQADFLVKLAGRKLWSDKDVTTAGALLKSADASLAEMNDPSLIEIRRALTNDIGALAGVSQVDFDGIILKVNQLTDQLDNLQLADNNTDEAPMDANSTELSASLSEWRQNLSKSWHNFLADFITIRRRDSAAEPLLAPNQDVYLRENIRSRLLVAAQAIPRHQNEVYKQSLETAATWVRAYFNTTDPTTQAFLDQLDALSQQSVSLDVPTELQSQVLLEKLMQTRVRNLLAQAPATQQGE, from the coding sequence ATGACGGAACACAATACCCCCACAGCTCCATCCGACGAGGTTGCTGAACGGGTTGAACCCGCGCATCAGCAGCAGGATCCCGCACCACAGCCGAAACGTAGCGGTGCCGTGCTGGGGGCGATCGCGATTGTGATTGCGCTGGCAATAGGCGCGGGATTGTATTACCACGGCCACCAGCAGGCGCAGAAAGAAACTGCCGCGCTTCAACGCCTGGAAACGCAGTTAAACACATTGCAGCAGCAGCACAAGCAAGAGCAGCAGCAATGGTTGGACGCTCAACAACAGCAAAGCAAAGCACAGGAGACTGCCGCACAGCGTCTTGAGGCGCTAACGCGTCAATCAGACGAGCTGCGCGATAAGCTAGCAGCGCTTTCCAGCCATGACACCAATACCTGGCTAATCGCTCAGGCAGATTTTCTGGTGAAACTGGCAGGGCGCAAGCTGTGGAGCGACAAAGACGTCACCACCGCAGGCGCGTTGCTGAAAAGCGCGGATGCTAGTCTGGCGGAAATGAACGATCCCAGCCTGATAGAAATCCGCCGCGCGCTGACCAACGATATTGGGGCACTGGCTGGCGTCAGTCAGGTCGATTTTGACGGCATCATCCTGAAAGTAAATCAGCTCACCGATCAGTTGGATAACTTGCAGCTCGCCGACAACAACACCGATGAAGCGCCGATGGACGCCAACAGCACAGAGCTGTCCGCCTCTTTGAGCGAGTGGCGACAAAATCTAAGCAAGAGCTGGCACAATTTCCTGGCTGATTTTATCACCATTCGCCGCCGCGACAGCGCGGCCGAACCGCTGCTGGCACCGAATCAGGATGTGTATCTGCGCGAGAATATCCGCTCACGTCTGCTGGTTGCCGCACAGGCCATTCCTCGCCACCAGAATGAAGTGTACAAACAGTCGCTGGAAACGGCAGCAACCTGGGTTCGCGCCTACTTCAATACCACCGACCCCACGACGCAGGCCTTTTTGGATCAGCTCGATGCCTTAAGCCAGCAGTCAGTTTCACTGGATGTCCCAACGGAGCTACAAAGTCAGGTGCTGTTGGAAAAGCTGATGCAAACGCGCGTTCGTAACCTGCTGGCTCAGGCGCCAGCCACACAGCAGGGAGAGTGA
- the hemY gene encoding protoheme IX biogenesis protein HemY yields MLKVLLLFLILIAGVVIGPIVAGHQGYVLIQTDNYDIQTSVTGLVIMLVLFFLAFLAVEWVLRRIFRTGSRTRGWFLGRKRSRARKQTKAALLKLAEGDYLQVEKLLTRNADHAEQPVVNYLLAAEAAQQRGDEFRTKQYLERAAEVADTDQLPVDITRVRIQLARNEDHAARHGVDKLLEVAPRHPEVLRLAEQAFLRTHAYSALLDILPAMRKINLYPEERLLDLQQQAYIGLMNQAMADGGSEGLKSWWNNQSRKVRHEIPLQVAMVEHLIECDDHDTAQKIILDGLKRQYDERLILLMPRLKAGNPEQLEKMLHQYIKQQGATPLLSSTLGQLLMKHGEWQQASDAFRTALELRPDAYDYAWRADALDRLRLPDEAAQMRREGLLLTLQQPTD; encoded by the coding sequence ATGCTGAAAGTCTTATTGCTGTTCCTGATCCTGATCGCAGGCGTGGTGATCGGCCCGATCGTCGCGGGTCACCAAGGCTACGTCCTGATCCAGACGGATAACTACGATATTCAAACCAGCGTGACCGGTCTGGTCATCATGCTGGTGCTGTTCTTCCTCGCCTTTTTGGCGGTGGAATGGGTGCTCCGCAGGATCTTTCGTACCGGTTCCCGCACGCGCGGTTGGTTCCTCGGCCGCAAGCGTAGTCGCGCCAGAAAACAGACCAAAGCCGCACTGCTCAAGCTGGCCGAGGGAGATTATTTGCAGGTAGAGAAGCTGCTGACTCGCAATGCCGACCATGCCGAGCAGCCCGTGGTGAACTATTTACTGGCAGCCGAAGCCGCTCAGCAGCGCGGCGACGAATTCCGCACCAAGCAATATCTGGAGCGTGCCGCCGAGGTTGCAGATACCGATCAGCTTCCGGTGGATATTACGCGCGTGCGTATTCAGTTGGCGCGTAATGAAGATCATGCTGCACGTCACGGCGTGGACAAACTGCTGGAGGTTGCGCCCCGCCATCCTGAGGTACTGCGTTTAGCGGAGCAGGCTTTCCTGCGCACTCACGCCTATAGTGCGCTGCTGGATATTCTGCCTGCGATGCGCAAGATCAATCTGTACCCTGAAGAACGTTTGCTGGATCTGCAACAGCAGGCCTATATCGGTCTGATGAATCAGGCGATGGCGGATGGCGGCAGCGAAGGGCTGAAGTCGTGGTGGAATAATCAGAGCCGTAAAGTTCGCCATGAGATCCCGCTTCAGGTCGCGATGGTTGAGCATCTGATCGAGTGTGACGATCATGATACCGCCCAGAAGATCATTCTCGACGGTCTCAAACGTCAGTATGACGAACGATTGATCCTGCTAATGCCACGCCTCAAAGCCGGAAACCCGGAACAGTTGGAAAAAATGCTGCATCAGTACATCAAGCAACAGGGAGCAACGCCGCTGTTGAGCAGCACGTTAGGCCAATTGCTGATGAAACACGGCGAATGGCAGCAGGCCAGCGATGCCTTCCGCACCGCGCTAGAGTTACGCCCAGACGCTTATGATTATGCCTGGCGTGCCGATGCACTCGATCGGTTACGTCTGCCGGATGAAGCGGCCCAAATGCGGCGCGAAGGGCTGTTGCTCACGCTACAGCAGCCTACCGACTAG
- a CDS encoding GntR family transcriptional regulator — protein sequence MNLTLNDKELALSPFEILINAIEKGELLPGERLQETRLAQQFGLSRTPIREALHRLEALGLVEPGPQRGLMIAQISYERLRQLFAVREGLERLAMELAVASASAEELELLQDMVEVEKTLTGSRKLHDHNRLFHRQIYRATHNPYLNEMLENLRIHLSLLRGTTYESTERTEEARREHQAIVEALVRRDKDAAQEAACQHIRNGYRARLSMLNQQL from the coding sequence ATGAACTTAACACTTAACGACAAAGAGCTGGCGCTGTCGCCGTTCGAGATACTGATTAACGCGATCGAGAAGGGCGAGCTGCTGCCTGGTGAACGTTTGCAGGAAACACGGCTGGCGCAGCAGTTTGGGCTGAGCCGTACGCCGATTCGTGAGGCATTGCATCGGCTTGAAGCGCTGGGATTGGTGGAACCGGGCCCGCAGCGCGGGCTGATGATTGCGCAGATCAGCTATGAGCGGCTGCGTCAGCTTTTCGCCGTGCGTGAAGGGTTAGAGAGATTGGCGATGGAACTCGCCGTGGCTTCTGCGTCGGCAGAAGAACTGGAACTACTGCAAGATATGGTTGAAGTGGAGAAGACGCTCACCGGCAGTAGAAAACTGCACGATCACAACCGTCTTTTCCATCGGCAGATTTATCGGGCGACGCATAATCCCTATCTGAACGAGATGCTGGAAAATCTGCGTATTCATCTGTCACTACTGCGCGGAACCACCTATGAGTCGACGGAACGTACCGAGGAAGCGCGGCGTGAACATCAGGCGATTGTTGAAGCGTTGGTGCGGCGTGATAAGGACGCCGCACAAGAGGCGGCTTGCCAGCATATTCGTAACGGTTACCGCGCCCGGTTAAGCATGTTGAATCAACAGCTTTGA